AGGCAGGCCCGCAGGTAGGCAATGGCCTCCGTCACTGTGACAGCGTAGTGGAAGCTGATCATGGTGTAGTACTCCCAGCTCGTGCTGCGGACGAGCTTCACGAGGTTGAAGGGCGTCTGGGTCAGCACGAACATGGCCACCACCAGGAAGATGATCTTGAGAGACTTGTGCCTCTGAAAGCCTCGGGCGTGGAGCAGGGTCTTGATTATGACCGAGTAGCAGACAATCATGGCGAGCAGTGGCAGGAAGAACCCGAGGCTCATCTGGATGGCGAGAACGGGCGTGGAAATCCCGTCGTCATGGTAACCACAGATAGACTTGTCCTGGTGCCTGACATCGCCGTAGATGATCTGCGGCAAGGACACCAGCAGGGAGAACACCCAGGTGGACACGCAGATGGCCTTGCCCCAGCTCATCCGCTTGGCCTGCTGGTTGTAGGCCTTGGTGGCCTGAACCACTGCCATGAAGCGGTCCATGGTGATGCAGGTGAGGATGAGCATGGACGTGTAGAAGTTCAAAGTGTAGACGCCCAGCAGGGTTTTGCACATGATCTTGCCGAAGACCCACTCGTGGATGCCCGCGTAGGCCCAGAAGGGCAGCGTGCAGACGAACACCAGGTCAGCCAGGGGCAGGTTGAGCAGCAGCACGTCCGTCAGGCTCTTCAGCTTCTGGTAGAAGATGTGTATGACCAGCACCAGCGCGTTCCCCACCAGGCCGCAGATGAACACCACCACGTACACGCAGGGCAGAAAGAAATGGCGGAACTGCAGGAAGCGCTGGAGCGCCTGGCTGCTGTTGTGGGGAGTGTCGAAGAACCCGGGGTCCTGATAATCGTCGTCAGCCATGGTGTCTGTGCTGTTGGACATCTCTGAGTCGAAACACAGGAATTACATTTAAGGCTGAGGGCTCACTCCCCTCACCTTCCCACTGCCCCGCTGCTCACATTTAGGGCACATAGTCATCTCCTAAACCCACCCAGCGTTCTGCCCCCTGCCCGCACATGCTGGTATACTGGAGATAGCCCGTTGTACCGGGAAACGGCTCAGACTGGACAGGGAGTTCTTCTTTGGCCCTCAAATTCTCAGGGTCTCACGCATCTGAGAGACGATGCCTGACCTCACGCATGGTGCATAAAATCCTGTGCTGACTTTGAAATCAAAGGGCACCATGTAGTGAAATGGGGACAGTTCCCTTTGGAAGGGCAGCACTGCTGCCTAATGGGGAGGGCCTGTCTTCATCTGCCTGTGCCTCACAGCAGGTGCCTGCCCACCCTGGGCCCCATTTCTGTTAAATTAGCCCCCGGCGCTGCTTATTCTGAAAGCTAAGGCACATATTCCccttctggggggtgggggggggggccgAGGGGAAGGGTCCACCATCAAGGAGACTCCTCGAGACCAGGAGGTGTGTGGGGACGGTCAGGACTCGTGCTTGCGTGGGTCGTGCATCCTGCCTTTTCTTGCCCTTGGATGCATAGATTTTAAAAGATGGCTTATGGGGAAACAAGGCGCAGAAAAGCACATGGCTGACAGTGCTTGACCAGGGAGTGGGGAGTTCTCCCTCCCCAGTCCCAACCCCAACCTTCCCCCTTATTAGCTGCCACAGTTAACTACAGCCCACCGTCAGAGCTCTGATTCCTGAAGGTTTCTTGACCTTCTGGAACCTCTTCACAGGTAGATTTCCCCAGACAGGAACATTGCCTTAGCTTTCATGACTAGCAGTTTAGGGCCAAGGGGTCTCCTTTACCAAATGGAAGACGCCAGTGGGTGGGCTACTGCAGCAAGGCTGGTGGCTGGCCTTGCAGGGAACTTGCAGCGAAGCCCAAACACCTGCCTTTCTTGCCCGGGGCTCCTGGCCTTTAAGGTGTCACTTCCCTTTGACCCTTCTCTCTGCCCTGTGACCCTGCTGAGGACCACAGACAGGGCACAGAGGTGATATAACCCGTGGCCTGGGAGTGCCAGGCCACTGCCCTACAGGTCGCAGCACACGGTGGGTTGTTGCCAGTGACCCAGTGCCATGTCCTGCTAGTACCTCAAGAAGTGTTTTAAGAAGAGCGGGCATTTGGTTTAGCAACGTCAGAATATCACCTGGCCAGACGAGGGCATATAAGCGGAGACATCTCCGTCCTTATCTACCCAGAGATTGTTCTCTTCCTGACTGGAAACGCTGTCAGCCCTGGAGGTGCCGCCTCAGTTTTTCCTGGGGGCAAAGCAGCCTTTCTTGCCCACGAAGGACCTTGCCTTTGGGATGTGACTACTCAGTAAAAAGTCCCTGCTCCTAGACCACAAGATGTCAGCTCTCTATGAGTGACAGGCCAGCCGTAGGCACCGTGCCCCGCCAGCTCCCTGGACTGCTGGGGTAAGTAGGTCAGATGACGGTGTGTATGTCTTACTGCTTCACACAGAGacgaaaacttttttttcatcatttagaACATGAAGTAGGTGGCTGTCCTTTCTTAAGAGTAATGTCAACTCTCCATTATTGCTTGACTCATTcttgcccttttaaaaaaaaaaaatcctaccatGGCTGTTGCTGCATCCTTATCCTGACATTACGTTTCCTCAAAGGCCCGTGCAAATTCCTTTGTGAGAAATTCCTCTGTGATAGCAGCCTGTTGTTAATAATGTGTGAGCAGGTTGGCCCTGCACGGCTCTGTGTAGATAGAGTATGaaaaattccttttccttctaGAAATGTTAAAACCATTTATCTTCTATAACCAAAGTTCTATGTtgatttgtgaaaattaaaagtaatatatacagTAAATGAGCAAATTATAATTCAGATATAAATAGAATATAAGTAACGTTTAGAAAGTGCTTTGAATAGTGTGAAAAATGCAATGCACTTAAATTGCTGAGAAGAGTATAAGCACAAAGTACATACGCAGAATCAGTATTGGCTGTTACTATTAAAGTGAATTGATGACGAGAAGGATGTAAAATTGATCATGATTGTTAAGTCAGCCTTTGATCATAAACCCCTTAGACTCATAAAAGCCACAGACCTTTGCCTCAGAAATATGTACACACACCCCTGCAATTCTGGGGATTTGTGAACCCTGACTCCCTGTGCCACATAACTGTGCACCCTTGTTTAAGGATCCATGATCCTCTATAGGATTTTGAccgtatttttttaaaacagaaaagtgaCCAGATTTTATCAGTTTGCTTGTGGCTGGTGGAATTAGGGGTGAtgtatttcccttcctcctttatatttttttatgttttccaaaatgtctaCAGTGGCACATTGAGACAAGAAAGTAAATCTAATCTGAGATAGCAGCCTGtcttataaaatagaaaagaaacaaaaacagactagCCTCTGCCTGTCTCCTTCGGAGGGTCTGATTAGGCCATCACCGCCAGTACCATGACCTTACAAGCACTGACTCTCTGCCCAGGACCGCAGTCCTCTAACCCTCACAGCAGCAACAGCAGAGATGGAATCCGAACCAAGAGCAAATGAGCGCTAAGGCCTGGGCATCTGACATCAGGCTGTGCTGTAGGCAGGCGTCTGAGCTGACAACCTGGAGTTCTGTCTTACCTATAAAGCAGACAAGTGATTCACCAGCAGAGATGATGTGTCAGTTCCAGAGACGAGCTCTGTTCAGCAGCAGGTCCTGCCCCTACTGCTCTGTGATGTGGGGTGTGTTTCCGCTGAAGAGCTTTTAAGAACTCTTGCTTGGGGATGATCGAGACCCAGCCCATCATGCAGATCAGAATCCACATGACCAGCCCGCACCCCATGTAATTTGGGGGCCAAAGATAGGAAGCGGTGGCTCTGATGCTGCGTACCTGCTGCCACCGGGCTGGGGACGTACTCTTCTGCCAGGTCCCAAGATGGTTTTTGCTTGTAAACTAAAGGGGAACACTAAGTTGGTCTGGCTCTGGCAGTCCACTGAAGATGGCATTTGTACCTTAAGATTGTTTCATTTACTAGCCATATGTCTGTTTCGAACAGTTTGGGTCTAGACCATGCAGAGTCCCAGCGGTGGCCTGGGTTCTATGTCTGCATGCAGCCTCCACTCACATAATAGCCACTGGTGCTCATAGCCCTGCAGAGGAGGTACCCCAATTGTATAAATGAGAATACTGAAGACAAAATAACAGCCCCATGTGCACACAGCCGCTAAGTGGCCCTTGCAGGATACAAACCCAGGTCTCTGTCATTGCGAGACCAGTGGGCTCTAGATGGCTTCTAGGTGATGGGTTTGCCGTGGGGCCTGGTGCAGCCCTGCCTCCTACAGCCTCACCACCGGGGCCCCTCGTAGGCCGTGCTCCCCCGCCCTGCTCATCCTGCACAGTCCTTCTCACTTCTGGAACTCCCCAGGTAATGAGCACCTTGATCAGACTACAGTTTCAGCTGTTGGTCTCCACGCTCCTAACATGCAGGCGCTTCTGGGAAATAACACTTGGGAGGCAGGAATTGGAGGAATGTCTGCCTGGGTCAGATTCCCCCACTGCCTGCTCTGTGGAAAGCGTACTAGGTAGAGGTGTGGACTCCATTTCTGCTTTCCCAGAAGCAGCTACCCTCCTTCCAAGTCACCAGGCCTCCCTTCCCTGATTGTGCACCCCTATCCAACCTGCTTCCCCCCAAGGCTGGTGCTCTGCCCCCCTTGTTAGGCAAGTCCTCTCCTGTGGTTGTTCCTGAGGTCAGGGTATCAGGCATCGGGAGTAGGGACCAGAAGCAGCCCCAGAAAACTAGAGACAATAATACTCAGTTCTATTAGGATTCGGGCCCTGGGCTGGATGCTTCTGTGTATAGTTGTCTAATCCTAGTCATGTACAGGCGAATAAGCAAATTGGTGACATTAGCTCATTTGTCCAAGAACACGTGTCCCCAGGAGTCACCCAGGATCTGTTCCCTGTAGTACTCTGAGTATGGAGCTATCCAGGGGGCCCTGGTAAAAGATCTGAAGACCTCTACTGGATTTTCAGGTCTTTGAATGAACTAATTCAAACTCTCCACCAAACTGATACAAATGAATGAGGCTCTGTAGAATATGTATCTCTAGACTGATGGGTGGGCgggtgggtgggtaggtaggTGCAGGGGCTGAgggatgaatgaacaaacgaatggGCTAAACCCAGTACTGGAGAGGAGATGGGCCAAAGCATCCATCCTTGTGAAAGAGACCTTTGGGGGCAAGACATCCCTTTAGAGTGACATTTGACAGTCTTTTAAGCTTTGAGAGATGAGCTTTACCCAGGGGCAAGCCAACCATGTCATTTGGGACTGGTTCGTAGGGCAGAGTCTGCCCGGCCTGACCCTTGTCAGACACTTGCTCAGCCATGCTCTCTCTTAGCAATCACTTGTATTCCGTGGGGAAAACCAGGCCTTGCCTGGTGCCCTGTACAACTAactgtgtgcatgcatgtgggTGCTTGGGGGGTCGGGGTGATGTGTATGTGGGAGCATGACCACATTTGTCATAACTGTTCTCCAGTGGAAAGCTCTCCAGTGAAAGACTTGCAGTTAGATTGGAGAAACAGAGCCAACTGGGGGCCAGAATTTTATTTCAGCTGCTTCACAAAGTGCCTTTTGTTATCTGCCAGTTTGTCATGTTCATTGTTTCAAGGGCATTGcttttctttgaaacaaaacaGTAAACTTCTTAAGGGCAAGTACGCTGTCATATGTCTTGGATTTCCCCTGGAATACTTAAACGTTTCCCAACTAGAattgagggaggaagaaaaggaaagtggcAGCCATGCCAGCTGCAGGTTTACCTCGGAAGTCAGACTGTTGACCTCACCTTTCCCAAGCACCTGACATCCTTGAGCCTGAGCCTGAGCTACGATGGCACCCAGGGAGGCAGCAGCAGAAGAGGCTAAGTGCAGGGCATTGGTGGGCGAGGGGCTGCGGAGGACGAGTGAAAAGATCCTCAGAAAAGGAGCCTAACAGAAAAGTGAGTTGGCTGTGGCTTGCTCAGCGGCGCCCCCAGGTGACGGTTGCGAGAATGGGCCTGCAGGTTTGTGTGTTGTGTCAGACCAGAGTTACCCAGTAATCAAATCAGGTTCCCAGAAGTGCTTTTCTTCACTTGGTTTTTAGACAAAAAGGAAGCCAATGACTAAAAGAAAAACTAGGAATGTAACAGTAAACTAAAAAGGTGCCCCTGAACCTTCCAAACCGTGCTGTTCAGTAGAGCCTTCTGCAGTGACGGGCATGTCCTGTATCACTGCTGTCCGACCCAGCGGCCACTAGCTCATGTGGCCGTTGAGCACTAGAAGTGGGACCTAGTGCAAGACCAAGGAGCCAGGTTTTGAGTTTTTGTAAATTTGGATGAATTTGAGTAAATTTGGATGAATTGAGTAGTAGCCACATGCAGCAGGTGGCTACTGTGTTGGGCCGTTGTCAACTAAAGACGTCTGCGTTCACAGCCTGTCCACAGGTGGAGGCTGACCTGGGGCAGCAGGAGCTGGGCAGTGAGGCAAAGCACCACTCACAGCTGTGCTGGGCATAGCAAGGCAGAGCAGTAGCTGGAGCCCTCTGGGGAAGGTTGTCAGCCAGACACTCGGCCACTGGGGTTCGGGCACCCGTTCCTTCCTGGCCATTCTACACAGAGCAGAGTCTGCTTCCTTGCCAGTCTTCagtaattaaatggaaaaattggatagtaattaaatgaaaaaggcGAAAGCATTTTGATTTGTGAGAAGGGAGTACTATGGATTCCAGCTGCAGAGATTTCTAAGCTGCGGGGACCCCACCCGTGACCCCTCATCCAGGCAGACATGGACTCCTGGACTACGTGCTGGGGACTTCCTCATTATTTGCCTTGTCCACGGTCCCTACTTTATTCTTACCTGGTTCTAAAGTGGAGCCTTGGTCAGGTCCCCTGGAGGGACATTTGGGACAGAAACCACCGTAGCCTGTGGCATATAATCCAGCTGTGTATTGAGCACAGGCTTTGTGCAGGGCTGGTGCCCCTGGATGACCACCTCCCAGAGGGTGGAGCAAGTTGACAGGTGTGCGAGCATCAAGACAGCTTCGGCTGGACTGGCCGCAGGCCCGGGGACAGAATCTCAGCAGGAAAGGGTGACTTGCCATCAGCTATAGGAGGCCACCATAGCCAGCAGTAAGCTCCTATTACCAGAGCAAGAGGATGAGGAAGGTCACTTGTGAACAGTGTGTTTGTCTCACTTCTTTTCTGAGAAAAACACCTCTGGCAATAGAAGGAAGTCGCTCTGGTAGGAGATAGGCTGCCCCCTTGTGGCCTTGCTTTTCCCTGTCATTCTCAAACTTAAAAATCTGGTGACATCTTCTAGCACCGTTGCTTAGACATTTTCTCCTGCCTCGCACAATAAGAAATACGCTTTACATGACTGCCCAGGTGTCTACGTGTGTCGACGTCAAGTCAGAATAGGAACCTCATGAAACAGTACTTAGCCCTCCCAACGTGCAGTATGCTATTGCACTGATAGTTTCTATTGTGGTTTTTCAGTGTTGGCCGTAAATTACTAAATTGATTCACAACCTAAATGGGCCATGACCCACAGTTTGAAAATCCACTCAAAAGAAAACTGCCCCTAATCATTGTCTTCGAGATGGCATCACGCACCCACGCACACTctgacctcccctccccacctcactcaGCTCCCCCTGCAGGGAGGGCCTCAGCCAGGACTGGCAAGGGTCTGCGGGACCTCCTCTGGGAACCATCTACCTGCAGGTGATCAGGGGTTGTCTGTCATGGTCAGAGAAGGGGGAGATGCAGGAAGAGAGGGAATAAGAGATGAGGGCATTCTTTGTCCTGCACGCATGAGGACAGAGAACCAACTACAGTTTTCAGAGCTTATTCCTTCATAcgtgtttctcttttttgtttatgGTATTTGTACTTTGGACAAAGATAAGAGCAAATGAAATGAGGTAGGCCTGAGTGGCCTTGGGCCCGTCTCCTGTCCCCTACATCCCTGCCTCCGTAGCTATCAAGTGGGGTTTGGACTAATTGGTCTCTTGAGCTGCTTCTCGCACTAATGTGCTGTGATTCTGTTAGTCccggggtgaggggtgggggagtctGGAAACCAGTGGTTAGAAGAGTAACAAGAAGGAGGTGAGCAGGGAGGAGCTCAGCGGTTGGGGCTGGGCCGGGGAGAAAGAGGAACAACAGTGAGAAGGCCAAGGGCGGGGTGCTGCCCAGACCAAGCCCACCTCTTGCCAAGCTGGTGCGCTGCTCCGTGAGCTGCCTCCTTCAAGTCCTCTGAAACTCACAGCCTTTTCAAGCCGGCAGAACCTGGAATCCATCTGGTTCCATCTCCCCCctttaaaggagagaaaactgaaGTCTCAGAGGAGGAAAGGGCTTACCCAGAGTCACGCAGTCCTAAAGCCAAGACTGGAACCACCTTGGAGTGACAAAAGAGCTATGCCAGCTCTCTGCCCTCTGCAGCCATAGTGACCTCCAGCTAGAAGGAGCCCCGTGCTCAGGGCTAGTGGTGCTCAGCCCCCGAAGGGCAGGGTGTTTGTGAAAACAGGCTGTTCCACTTGTCTTGGGCTGCTGTGGACTGCACACAGACAGCCCTGGCTGGGCACCTGGGCGCTAGTGAGTGTCTGATGACCTAGGCAGCCCTGGAGGCTCCTAGTACCAGCcccccgccaccccacccccccgcgGCCCCCGCAGCAGTGCCCCGAGAGCAGACCTGCACCCAGTGGCCTCAGCACTCCAGCAGTAGACAGGCAACAAGGCGGAGGACAGGGAGCTGTATGGTGGCGAGGGCAGCTGTCAAGCCTGGTGATGAGCAGGTGTCACCTCCAGGCAGCCCGAATGAAGCCAGACCTTGAGCTTGGAGCATTCCCAAGAGCACAGAGGCCTCTCCCCATGCACTGTCTGTCCTCCAGCTCAGAGAGGCTTTCTAAGTTGGCAGCAAATAGTCTGCTTTTGTGTCTGAGAAAATCCTGTTAGAGGCAAAGGTGGCTGCAGTCTGTCCTCGGGTGTGGATCTGCTAACCCAGCGTCTGCCTCTCCATGTGTGACTCAGGGTCTTCTTCCTTCAAGGATCTGTCCCCaattcttgttttgattttgtcAGCATTCCCTCTGCTCTTTTAGCCTGAATCTACACTAACAAGTGACACCCCCATGCACATTTCTTAGCAAGTAGCCTTAAGTCTCTTTGGTTCCTGCAGATGGCAGCGGCTGACGGCTGTGGCACCGGTCCAGTATGGCAGGGAAAGCTCAGCTGGGTTTTGCGTTCCCTCCTGGTTGTGGGTCGCCATGCCGTGGTTAGGGTTTATGGTGAGATTGTGTCTCAGTGTTTCCCACCCACTTTGATGGTTTCCCTCTCGATTGCCCAGTGTGAAGGGGTCACTCCGCCAGTTGTTAGGGGTTTTTCAGGGGAAATTGTTCCATGGATAGCTGTAGGTTCGGCATGTCTGTGGGGGGAGGTGAGTTAAGCATCTTCTTACGACGCCTTCTTGAACCGGAACCTCCTCTTTTGTATTTCCGATGTCCCGGAAATAGTAGGTCCTGTGCTCACCTGAGCTCTGGGGTTCAGGATCTGTTAATTGGCCGGGAAAGCTGCAGAGCCCTCCCTGCATGGCCGTGGGTGTTACACCAGTGTTTCAGCACAAGTCATGGCTCCACTCCAGGTGGATCCAGGAGCTTGGTGCCCTCGTGGGTGTGGAGGTGGCGAGGAGGGCCGTCTGATCGCACGTCTGGATGCTTGCTGTCAGCCCGCTGACCTCATACTGCCCTTGTGTGTGCTGAGACCGCCTTCCAGtgtggaaacaaagaaaggacACCTCCTTCCATTTTGCCTTCTTGTGTATGAAAAGGAAGGGGATGCCCTTGGGGAACTCACCCCATAAACATGAGGACCACCATCCACCTGTAGATTATTATACCCAACGGCTAGACCCTGTGGCTCAAGGGTACCGCCCTTGCCTCAGGGCCGTTCCTGTTACTGTCCTTTGGGTTAAGGCCCCTGGAGAAATAGTCATGGAATCCCAAGCCGTAGGAGCCCTCCTGAATTCCTGTCACACTTAACACCTTTCGGCCAGTCGTCCTACCCCTTACTTACGAAATCCTCTTACTTACTGCTCCCCACATAATTCTCTCACCGTAATAACCTTAACCTGGCCACGCTTCTTCCCTCCTGCAAGGAGGAGACTCCTCATGACTGTTGGACGGACAGATCACCTCCTGACCCCCACCTCACCGACCCCTTGATGACTTCTAAGAAACTCCTTTGGAAAACGCTGACTTCTCACGGTTCACTGATGGTTCTTATGTAAAGGGAGGAGATGGTAAATGTGCTGGATGGATATGTACTTGCAACTCATTTAGAAGTCAGGGGGCTGCACTTTGGCCTTTGGCCACCTCAGCCCAGCAGGCTGAGTTGTACACTCTTTCTCGGGCCTTCATTTTCGCCAAGGGCAAGACTGCAAATATCTCTACTGCCAGCAGATGTGCCTTTGGAGTGACTCGTGACTTTGGAGTGCTGTGGGAACAGCGAGGCTTCCTTACCTCTAATGAGGGTAAATGAGAAATGGCCTTTAGGTCCATGACTTACTGCATGCCTTATGTCCACATGCCAGACTTGACCCCCCGAAGGCTAAAGGAAACCACCTCGCTGACATTTCTGCCAAAAACACTGCTCTCAGAGGAACCAATAACCAAACCTGTGTCATGGTCCAAAGGGATGTTTCCCCAAATTATGATCTACAAAAGTTGGCTAGAGATGTGTAACAATTGgccccagaaaaagaaagacaaaactggCAATGTAGTAACTGTTGGTCTGATAAAAAGAGAGAACTCTGGTTTGGGCCAAATAAAAACCCAGTCCTGCCAGAGAACCTAAAATTCCCGTTGCTGACTACTATACATGCATTAAATCATTGGTCTGCTGATAAAAGGATAACTTTTATGAATCAGTACTGGTAAGCAAATATTAATAAGGCCACAGACAGTGTCTACTTTCCTCGCCCCTCCTACCCAAAATATAGTCCTGGGAAACCTGTCTGCACTGCCCCCAAATACTTTAAATTACCCAGTGGATCGAGATTTGGGAAATGGATTTCATGCAGCTACCCCCATCTCATGGATAGAAACATGTTTTAGTCATGGTGTGTATGTTTTCTCACTGGGTTGAAGCTTTCCCTGGTAGGCAGGGTACTGCCTCTTCTTTAGGGGCTAAATTCTGTGAGAAAAGGTTATCCCACCTGGGGAACCCGTCTCGTACTTCATAGTGAGCAGATAATTCATTTCACCCGTCAGGTGATTCGGCAGGTCTCTGCTATTTGGCGGGTTTAACGACACTTTCACTGTGTTTAGCACCCTCCACCCTGAGGGCTAGTTGAACGCACTAATGGCATTAGTAAGACTATGGGCACAATTTGTCGAGACCCTTCAAAAGCACCCTGGCCAAAAGCACTGCCTAGTCCTTTTAAGTCTCAGGTCTGCCCCTTTTGGAACTCGTAAACTTTCACGCTTTGAGATAGTCCCAGGATGCCCACAGCCCCTAGCTCCTGCCTCTTTTGAtccacaccccccaaaaaaggagaTATACTTCAATATTGTAAAGGCCTTATTGATTCTGTTGAAAGTTAACTGTGCTTCAATAGAACAGTCTTTTCACAACATACTGTCAGGAGCTGAAGACCTCCAGCATCACTCCTTATAACCCAGAGATCCCGTCTATCGGAGAAGACATCCCCAAAAGACTCTTCAACCTTGTTGGAAAGGCCCCTATCGGGTTCTATTAACTAACCCTCATGCCGCAGACTCGTGGGGTAGATTCTTGGCTTCATGAGTCACGTCTAAAGAAAGCGCCAAACCCTGACTGACCTGCACACTAACTggtgatgagaaaataaagatttcCAGGAACTGAAGCAGACGACAGCTGAAGGAGACAGGTTCCCAAAGATGACTAGACCAGGCCTGTGTACCCCCTTTCCCTTGCTCGTTCTCATGTTTCCTTTGTCCTCTGTTTCTTGGGAAGTCAATGCCCTTGTCTGTGTTTCTCAATCCCTTAAAAAAGGGGGAAACCTTTCTGACTTGGATCTGTCACCGAAAGTTCCGATCTCTTCACAATGTTGGAGACCCCTTGGTCTTGTCTGTAACCAGTTTCTCTCTAGTCCCAAATGCTCCTGCCGTTACACCCGGCAGCCTGTGGATGTTACCTGTCAGGGTAGGCTGTGGTGACCAGCTGTTGCGTACCTTGTTTCAGCCTTTCCCTGGTGTCACCATTCCAGCTCAGGTAAACCCTCCATCTTTGCCAATTGTATAGTCTTCACTCCCGTATGTTCTTTTACTTATCTCAGTGTGACGTGTCTCCCTAGGAGGCCACCCAAAGGAGTTTGTGTCACCCAAGGGTTTTCAAACTGGTTTACACCTCTGCACGGTTTTTATAAAAAACCCCTTTAGGAAGCAATGGCCTCTCAAAGAATGTCATGTTGATTCCTCCAACCCATAGCTTGAAAGGGTCAATTAGGAATTTCCAGCTAATGAATCTATTAATAACAAGGCCTTAGCTGGAGTCCTCTGTACTCCACcaggtttcatttttgtttgtggtGGACAGCATTTCCTATAGACATATGAATACTTTAGATGTCTGGCAGCTTGGAGGTCATTGTTTATTGGGACATTTAAGTATCCCTGTTAACATCCATAAACAATCAGACGCCTCCCATTGGTCCACTGCATTAGATTTCTGTACCATCTTAAACGTGAACGGCATACATGACTCCTGGTTTCCTTCCACAGGGAGAGCTTTTCTCCCTTGGGTCAAAGTAAGTGCCAATAAATGCACAATCAGAAACCTCTTCCTAACATGGGAGAGCGAGCCGATTCCACAAAGTAACAGCAGTCCAAGAACGATCCATTGACTCGTTGGCTAAAGTAGTTTTAGACAATCACATGGCCCTTGATTTATCTTCTTGCTGAGCAAGGAGGTATTTGTGTGATGGCAGATACCATCTGTTGTACATCGATAAATACCTCAAGAGAGGTAGAAATTCAGTTACACACTGGTTATAACATGGACAAGTACACTGGTAATAACAAATTTCTCTTGACACTCCATGGTCTTTTGATCTATTTAGGCTACCTTCAGGTTTGGGCTCCTGGTTTAGCACAATCATACAAACAGGACTTGTCATAACATTTTTAACTCTGctttgcataattatttttaagctctGTACCTGTTGCCTGTCAAAGCTTTGTAGAAACAGTATACCAAATAGGGTGATACTAGCTGAACGCTTGTAACCTTGATACGTTGGGGAATGCCTGAGAGTTCTCCCTCCTATCTTTCTGTGTTACTCACATGGGGTCGGTTGCTGTGTACTTTCCCTCCGACGTGGGACATGACAATCTGGAAAGCTGCTTCCTGCCATCAAAGAACAAAACCACTCAAGGTGGAAAAACCTggctcttcatcagtgatgcttTCGAGGAATGACCTTGATGAAAAgggagaaatgtgaaaataaaggaaacctcatttaaaatggactCTGGAAACCCTGAAGGGGGAGCGCTCTCACATGAACCACTCAttgcaggaaggaggaagacaaGGATATTTCAATAAGGGAGGACATTTTTCGTATAGGAATtccatctgctttttaaaaaggaaggaagaccaCTCCCTTCTCCAGCAACAATGTGGTAACCACCGATCGCAGCCAATGAGAACCCACCACAACCTCCAACTCTTGTTCTCCGCCAATGAGCTTTTGTTCAACACAACCCTCCGCAATTTCCTCCTAGAACCTAATAAGAGTTGTCCTTGATTTTGTCTCTTCGGACTTGCCTCTGTTTCACCATAGCTTT
This Rhinolophus sinicus isolate RSC01 linkage group LG10, ASM3656204v1, whole genome shotgun sequence DNA region includes the following protein-coding sequences:
- the CXCR6 gene encoding C-X-C chemokine receptor type 6, encoding MSNSTDTMADDDYQDPGFFDTPHNSSQALQRFLQFRHFFLPCVYVVVFICGLVGNALVLVIHIFYQKLKSLTDVLLLNLPLADLVFVCTLPFWAYAGIHEWVFGKIMCKTLLGVYTLNFYTSMLILTCITMDRFMAVVQATKAYNQQAKRMSWGKAICVSTWVFSLLVSLPQIIYGDVRHQDKSICGYHDDGISTPVLAIQMSLGFFLPLLAMIVCYSVIIKTLLHARGFQRHKSLKIIFLVVAMFVLTQTPFNLVKLVRSTSWEYYTMISFHYAVTVTEAIAYLRACLNPMLYAFVGLKFRRNFWKLVKDIGCLPYLGSSGHWKSSEDTSKTCSASQNAEATSMFQL